The following are encoded together in the Scomber japonicus isolate fScoJap1 chromosome 20, fScoJap1.pri, whole genome shotgun sequence genome:
- the LOC128381397 gene encoding solute carrier family 2, facilitated glucose transporter member 11-like — protein MNSTEDTEPENTNKPSSSARTLALTVCSAAIGGTFQYGYNISVINAPTSYIQNFINDTYMERWGKGLDTPQVTLVWTIIVSAFSLGGLLGALLAGPMAVHFGRKNSLILNNSFLFVGTVLVLTCRKAKSFEMIILARFLVGINAGVSMNVQPMYFGESAPKHLRGAVAFSSAVFTAFGIFLGQVVGLTELLGTEPLWPYLLASNSLPGLIQLLTLPWFPESPRYLLIDRGDREACVRALRRLRGGTAPVLEMEEMLQEQQQVSTDLNSGCAVAKTPWSLFKDPDLRTQLKMAITASSAMMLCGNDSFYFYAYYIFLEAGIPLEKVQYATIGTGAAELTASILSNLLIERVGRKYLLVGGYSLMSCWIIVLTVALTFQRRGVAGMSYLSMVCVFCSILSFGLGPAGVTGILPAEIFDQSARPAAYMITGSFMWISLFVTGMLFPFIVNNLGNFSFLPFLTVCLVAAVILGLTLPETKGKTLAEITAEFDRKNGRKKKRQEEQVDEPIMDHYQLGKICSFTNLTDPGLKNGD, from the coding sequence ATGAACTCCACAGAAGATACTGAGCCAGAGAACACCAACAAACCTTCCAGCAGTGCCAGAACTCTTGCTTTGACTGTGTGCTCTGCTGCTATCGGAGGCACCTTCCAGTATGGGTACAATATCTCAGTCATTAACGCTCCCACCAGTTACATCCAGAATTTCATTAATGATACCTATATGGAGCGTTGGggcaaaggtttggacacacctcAGGTGACACTAGTATGGACTATTATCGTCTCTGCCTTCTCACTAGGAGGTTTACTGGGGGCCCTCCTAGCAGGGCCAATGGCAGTCCACTTTGGGAGGAAGAACTCATTAATTCTGAACAATTCCTTTCTGTTTGTTGGCACTGTGTTAGTGTTAACATGCAGGAAGGCGAAATCATTTGAGATGATCATCCTCGCTCGATTTCTAGTGGGGATAAACGCAGGTGTAAGTATGAATGTCCAGCCTATGTACTTTGGGGAAAGTGCCCCCAAACATCTCCGTGGTGCTGTGGCATTTTCCTCTGCTGTTTTCACTGCATTTGGGATTTTCTTAGGTCAGGTTGTGGGACTCACTGAGCTGTTGGGAACAGAGCCTCTCTGGCCCTACTTACTAGCTAGTAACTCTTTGCCAGGGTTAATCCAGCTGCTTACCCTACCCTGGTTCCCTGAAAGCCCCAGATACCTTCTCATTGACCGGGGAGACAGGGAGGCATGTGTCCGGGCACTTAGGAGACTCCGTGGCGGGACAGCTCCTGTCttggagatggaggagatgcTTCAGGAGCAGCAGCAAGTATCCACTGACTTAAATTCTGGGTGTGCAGTTGCCAAGACGCCGTGGTCTCTTTTTAAGGATCCTGACCTGCGAACCCAGCTCAAAATGGCTATAACTGCTAGTAGTGCCATGATGCTCTGTGGCAATGACTCTTTCTATTTCTACGCTTATTACATCTTTCTTGAGGCAGGCATCCCTCTTGAGAAAGTCCAGTACGCAACTATCGGCACTGGGGCAGCTGAGCTAACTGCGTCTATACTGAGTAACCTTCTGATTGAACGAGTGGGCCGCAAGTATCTTCTTGTTGGAGGATACAGTCTCATGTCTTGCTGGATTATAGTCTTAACTGTAGCTCTCACATTTCAAAGACGTGGGGTGGCGGGGATGTCCTATCTCAGCATggtatgtgtgttttgcagcATCCTTAGTTTTGGTTTGGGTCCTGCGGGCGTGACAGGGATCTTGCCTGCTGAGATCTTTGACCAGTCAGCCCGGCCAGCAGCATACATGATTACCGGATCATTTATGTGGATCAGTCTGTTCGTTACGGGAATGTTGTTTCCTTTCATCGTCAACAACCTGGGGAATTTTAGCTTCCTGCCATTcttgactgtgtgtttggtggcTGCTGTGATTTTGGGGCTCACCTTACCAGAGACAAAAGGCAAGACACTCGCTGAGATCACTGCAGAGTTTGAtagaaagaatggaaggaagaagaagaggcaggaggagcaggtggaTGAGCCCATAATGGATCACTACCAGCTGGGCAAAATCTGCTCCTTCACTAATCTAACTGACCCTGGTCTTAAGAATGGGGACTGA